One window of Candidatus Mycobacterium wuenschmannii genomic DNA carries:
- a CDS encoding sulfurtransferase, producing MPLPADPSPTLSAYAHPERLVTSDWLAGNLGRPGLAIVESDEDVLLYDVGHIPGAVKIDWHTDLNDPRVRDYIDGRQFAELMDRKGISRDDTVVIYGDKSNWWAAYALWVFTLFGHPDVRLLNGGRDLWIHDGRDTTLDVPNRASSGYPVVERNDAPIRAYKDDVLAALGTGPLIDVRSPDEYTGKRTHMPDYPEEGALRAGHIPSARSIPWAKAADDSGRFRSRAELEELYGFIEPDDKTIVYCRIGERSSHTWFVLTHLLGVPGVRNYDGSWTEWGNAVRVPIVAGSEPGQAAGAVPA from the coding sequence GTGCCACTACCAGCAGATCCCAGCCCGACGCTGAGCGCCTACGCCCACCCGGAACGGCTGGTCACCTCCGACTGGCTGGCCGGCAACCTGGGCCGGCCCGGACTCGCCATCGTCGAGTCCGACGAGGACGTGCTGCTCTACGACGTCGGCCACATTCCCGGCGCGGTCAAGATCGACTGGCACACCGACCTCAACGACCCGCGCGTGCGCGACTACATCGACGGCCGGCAGTTCGCGGAACTCATGGACCGCAAAGGGATTTCGCGTGACGACACGGTCGTCATCTACGGCGACAAGAGCAACTGGTGGGCCGCCTACGCGCTGTGGGTGTTCACGTTGTTCGGTCACCCCGATGTGCGACTGCTCAACGGCGGACGCGACCTGTGGATCCACGACGGGCGCGACACCACGCTCGACGTCCCGAACCGGGCGTCGTCCGGTTATCCGGTCGTCGAGCGCAACGACGCCCCGATCCGCGCCTACAAGGACGACGTGCTCGCGGCGCTGGGCACCGGGCCGCTGATCGACGTGCGGTCCCCCGACGAGTACACCGGCAAGCGCACCCACATGCCCGACTACCCGGAGGAGGGCGCGCTGCGCGCCGGCCACATCCCGTCGGCGCGCTCCATCCCGTGGGCCAAGGCCGCCGACGACAGCGGCCGCTTCCGCAGCCGAGCCGAACTCGAGGAGCTCTACGGCTTCATCGAGCCGGACGACAAGACCATCGTCTACTGCCGCATCGGCGAGCGATCCAGTCACACCTGGTTCGTGCTGACCCATCTGCTGGGCGTCCCCGGCGTGCGCAACTACGACGGCTCGTGGACCGAGTGGGGCAACGCGGTGCGGGTGCCGATCGTCGCCGGCTCGGAACCTGGCCAAGCCGCGGGCGCCGTCCCGGCCTGA
- a CDS encoding DUF6199 family natural product biosynthesis protein, producing MALAIVMLLIFVPLGLVMIFKPKPMWWALSSWKFKNPEANEPSEAGYLMTRLSGIMTIGVAIFLVMLTARTPSQRFAPPVRSTTPTSPTATKTYAPQDRGEIPIVGYQLMATNKGKQYLTISYLTPQDADAVAGGMNTAPNRGCEVVQTVNGIGTGTVTVDLRLSWSNPNGYYTARDDERCRVTGRWSPYGASTMVSTEIDPAASVFTNGDIVNYEGQVVAKAAAGNAVPKLAGTP from the coding sequence GTGGCCCTTGCGATTGTGATGCTGCTGATCTTCGTCCCGCTCGGGCTGGTCATGATCTTCAAACCGAAGCCGATGTGGTGGGCGCTGTCGTCGTGGAAGTTCAAGAATCCCGAAGCCAACGAGCCCAGCGAGGCCGGCTACCTGATGACGCGATTGAGCGGCATCATGACGATCGGCGTTGCCATTTTCTTGGTGATGCTGACCGCGCGCACGCCGAGCCAGCGATTCGCGCCGCCGGTGCGGTCGACGACGCCGACGAGTCCAACGGCGACCAAGACCTATGCGCCGCAGGATCGTGGCGAGATCCCGATAGTGGGCTACCAGTTGATGGCTACCAACAAGGGTAAGCAGTACCTCACCATCTCCTACCTGACACCCCAGGATGCCGATGCCGTTGCCGGAGGGATGAACACCGCCCCGAACCGGGGGTGCGAGGTGGTGCAAACAGTCAACGGGATCGGAACCGGCACGGTCACCGTCGATCTGAGGTTGTCCTGGTCGAACCCGAACGGCTACTACACGGCACGCGACGACGAGCGCTGTCGGGTGACAGGCCGCTGGTCGCCGTACGGGGCCAGCACGATGGTCAGTACTGAAATCGACCCGGCGGCAAGCGTTTTCACGAACGGCGACATCGTGAACTACGAGGGCCAGGTCGTGGCCAAGGCGGCAGCGGGCAACGCCGTACCGAAGCTGGCCGGCACGCCCTAG
- a CDS encoding Maf family protein — MTPRLVLGSASEGRRRVLRQAGVDPIVVVSGVDEDAIIAALGTGAAPGDVVLSLAQAKAEHVVTLLDADVAANCVVIGCDSMLYIDGRLAGKPASIDAARREWQSMGGRSGQLHTGHCLIRLLDGLTTQAAESFYTTVHFATPTAADLDTYLASGESLGVAGAFTIDGLGGWFVDRIEGDPSNVIGLSLPQTRALLQRVGVSIADLWAGNPVAG; from the coding sequence GTGACTCCTCGCCTCGTCCTCGGGTCGGCGTCCGAGGGTCGACGACGAGTGCTGCGCCAGGCCGGGGTCGACCCAATTGTCGTGGTCTCCGGCGTCGACGAGGATGCGATCATCGCCGCTCTGGGCACTGGAGCCGCCCCAGGTGATGTGGTGCTCAGCCTCGCGCAAGCGAAAGCCGAGCACGTCGTGACGCTGCTTGACGCCGACGTGGCCGCGAATTGCGTTGTCATCGGCTGTGATTCGATGCTCTACATCGACGGGCGACTGGCCGGCAAGCCCGCGTCGATCGATGCGGCGCGCCGGGAGTGGCAGTCGATGGGCGGCCGGTCCGGCCAGCTGCACACCGGGCACTGCCTGATCCGACTGCTCGACGGCCTGACCACCCAGGCGGCCGAATCCTTCTACACCACAGTTCATTTCGCGACGCCGACGGCGGCCGACCTGGACACCTACCTGGCCAGCGGCGAATCCCTCGGCGTCGCAGGCGCATTCACCATCGACGGGCTGGGCGGCTGGTTCGTCGACCGCATCGAGGGCGACCCGTCCAATGTGATCGGCCTGAGTCTGCCGCAGACCCGGGCGCTGCTGCAGCGCGTCGGCGTCTCGATCGCCGACCTGTGGGCGGGCAACCCGGTCGCAGGCTAG
- a CDS encoding acyl-CoA carboxylase subunit epsilon yields MTDENAAPEAEQAQAPHIQVVKGNPTDVEVAALIAVLAGASGGPGVQGEPEFSRWGMPVDKLRYAVHSWQRMSLQQRAHLRGR; encoded by the coding sequence ATGACGGACGAAAACGCGGCCCCCGAGGCCGAGCAGGCGCAGGCACCGCACATCCAGGTGGTCAAGGGCAACCCGACCGACGTCGAGGTCGCCGCGCTGATCGCGGTGCTGGCCGGCGCGTCCGGCGGGCCGGGCGTCCAGGGCGAGCCGGAGTTCTCCCGGTGGGGAATGCCTGTCGACAAGCTGCGCTACGCCGTCCACAGCTGGCAGCGCATGAGCCTGCAGCAGCGGGCCCACTTACGGGGTCGGTGA
- a CDS encoding acyl-CoA carboxylase subunit beta, translating into MTSTSDTSVEAHAEHEIDIHTTAGKLAELRKRSEESLHPVGEAAVERVHEKGKLTARERITALLDEGSFVELDALARHRSTNFGLEKNRPLGDGVVTGYGTIDGRDVCVFSQDATVFGGSLGEVYGEKIVKVQELAVKTGRPLIGINDGAGARIQEGVVSLGLYSRIFRNNILASGVIPQISLILGAAAGGHVYSPALTDFVIMVDQTSQMFITGPDVIKTVTGEDVTMEELGGAHTHMSKSGTVHYVASGEQDALDYVRDLLSYLPPNNFTDAPRYPAAIPEGAIEDNLTEEDLELDTLIPDSANQPYDMHEVIRRILDDDEFLEIQEGYAQNIVVGFGRIEGRTVGIVANQPTQFAGCLDINASEKAARFVRTCDCFNIPIVMLVDVPGFLPGTGQEYNGIIRRGAKLLYAYGEATVPKITVITRKAYGGAYCVMGSKDMGCDVNVAWPTAQIAVMGASGAVGFVYRQKLKEAAANGEDVDALRLELQQEYEDTLVNPYIAAERGYVDAVIPPSHTRGYIGTALRLLERKIAQVPPKKHGNIPL; encoded by the coding sequence ATGACGAGCACCTCCGATACTTCGGTCGAGGCACACGCCGAGCACGAGATCGACATCCACACCACTGCGGGCAAGCTTGCCGAACTGCGCAAGCGCAGTGAAGAGTCGCTACACCCGGTCGGTGAGGCCGCCGTCGAGCGAGTGCACGAAAAGGGCAAACTCACTGCGCGCGAACGCATTACCGCGCTGCTGGACGAGGGCTCGTTCGTCGAACTCGACGCGCTGGCCCGCCACCGGAGCACCAACTTCGGGCTGGAGAAGAACCGGCCGCTCGGCGACGGGGTGGTCACCGGCTACGGCACCATCGACGGCCGCGACGTCTGCGTCTTCAGCCAGGACGCCACAGTCTTCGGCGGCAGCCTCGGCGAGGTCTACGGCGAGAAGATCGTCAAGGTCCAGGAATTGGCCGTCAAGACCGGCCGCCCGCTGATCGGCATCAACGACGGCGCCGGCGCCCGGATCCAGGAGGGCGTCGTCTCGCTCGGCCTCTACAGCCGGATCTTCCGCAACAACATCCTGGCCTCCGGCGTCATCCCGCAGATCTCGCTGATCCTGGGTGCCGCCGCGGGAGGCCACGTCTACTCCCCCGCGCTCACCGACTTCGTCATCATGGTCGACCAGACCAGCCAGATGTTCATCACCGGACCCGACGTCATCAAGACCGTCACCGGCGAGGACGTCACGATGGAGGAACTGGGTGGCGCGCACACCCACATGTCCAAGTCGGGCACGGTGCATTACGTCGCCTCCGGCGAACAGGACGCCCTCGACTACGTCCGCGACCTGCTCAGCTACCTGCCGCCGAACAACTTCACCGACGCGCCCCGGTATCCGGCGGCCATCCCCGAGGGCGCCATCGAGGACAACCTCACCGAGGAAGACCTCGAGCTCGACACATTGATCCCGGACTCGGCCAACCAGCCGTATGACATGCACGAGGTGATCCGGCGGATCCTCGACGACGACGAGTTCCTGGAGATCCAGGAGGGCTACGCCCAGAACATCGTCGTCGGGTTCGGCCGCATCGAGGGCCGGACGGTGGGCATCGTCGCCAACCAGCCCACCCAGTTCGCCGGCTGCCTGGACATCAACGCCTCCGAAAAGGCCGCCCGTTTCGTGCGCACCTGCGACTGCTTCAACATCCCGATCGTCATGCTGGTCGACGTGCCGGGCTTCCTGCCGGGCACCGGCCAGGAATACAACGGCATCATCCGCCGCGGCGCCAAGCTGCTGTACGCCTACGGCGAGGCCACCGTCCCCAAGATCACCGTGATCACCCGCAAGGCCTACGGGGGCGCGTACTGCGTGATGGGGTCCAAGGATATGGGCTGTGACGTCAACGTGGCCTGGCCGACGGCGCAGATCGCGGTGATGGGCGCCTCGGGCGCGGTCGGCTTCGTCTACCGGCAGAAGCTCAAGGAGGCCGCCGCCAACGGCGAGGACGTCGACGCGCTGCGGCTGGAGCTGCAGCAGGAGTACGAGGACACGTTGGTCAACCCGTACATCGCCGCCGAGCGCGGCTACGTGGACGCGGTGATCCCGCCGTCGCACACCCGCGGCTACATCGGCACGGCGCTGCGGTTGCTCGAGCGCAAGATCGCTCAGGTGCCGCCGAAGAAGCACGGGAACATTCCGCTATGA
- a CDS encoding GGDEF domain-containing protein, giving the protein MKSESARLLRQWWDEPGDYSWVVEFYRRRGLMKALRGANVAGGVVTALGTVYLYFEDLIQPHWLSHAIVAWMVVSSVGWALYWWFFPWPSARQAALLFAFADVGVAIATGLHADPLAALSTTPLFALPGACIMFYFGARTNAAHMAFASATILSAATWLALSDRPDSIAVALAKGLVALTVAVAILPPIHFGFWLIRSNSIESLTDPLTELANRRGLANYLDRKLDTLAASSQPLCVFVIDLDGFKNINDIYGHKIGDTVIARTADQIRIAVGPSAFVARTGGEEFVVLDLLTLQSAAGIAERMRAAIEAPETPKATASIGVATGDIDTVAAFEAIHATADETMYAAKRNGGNRIALAGAIDGVAQDGVKDEIPFRPTGLTEQTEIGA; this is encoded by the coding sequence GTGAAGTCGGAGAGCGCACGCCTGCTGCGACAGTGGTGGGACGAACCTGGCGACTACAGCTGGGTGGTCGAGTTCTATCGGCGACGCGGCCTGATGAAAGCGCTCCGCGGGGCCAATGTCGCCGGTGGTGTGGTGACTGCGCTGGGCACGGTCTACCTCTATTTCGAAGACCTGATTCAGCCCCACTGGCTGAGTCACGCGATAGTCGCCTGGATGGTGGTCAGCTCCGTGGGCTGGGCACTGTATTGGTGGTTCTTCCCGTGGCCGAGCGCGCGGCAGGCGGCGCTGTTATTCGCGTTCGCCGACGTCGGCGTCGCGATCGCGACCGGTCTGCACGCCGACCCGCTGGCGGCGCTGAGCACCACGCCGCTGTTCGCCCTGCCGGGCGCATGCATCATGTTCTACTTCGGGGCGCGCACCAATGCCGCGCACATGGCCTTCGCGTCAGCGACGATCCTGTCCGCGGCGACGTGGCTGGCGCTCTCCGATCGCCCGGACTCGATAGCGGTGGCGTTGGCCAAAGGACTCGTCGCTCTCACCGTCGCGGTCGCGATCCTTCCCCCGATCCACTTCGGCTTCTGGCTGATCCGCAGCAACTCGATCGAGTCGCTCACCGACCCGCTCACCGAGTTGGCCAATCGCCGCGGGCTGGCGAACTACCTGGACCGCAAGCTCGACACGTTGGCCGCGTCGTCACAGCCGTTGTGCGTGTTCGTGATCGACCTCGACGGGTTCAAGAACATCAACGACATCTACGGCCACAAGATCGGCGACACCGTGATCGCACGGACCGCCGACCAGATCCGCATCGCGGTCGGCCCATCGGCGTTCGTCGCGCGCACCGGAGGCGAGGAGTTCGTCGTTCTCGACCTGCTGACCCTGCAGTCCGCGGCCGGCATCGCCGAGCGCATGCGCGCCGCGATCGAGGCGCCGGAGACGCCGAAGGCCACCGCGAGCATCGGGGTCGCGACCGGTGACATCGACACCGTCGCGGCCTTTGAGGCAATTCACGCCACCGCCGACGAGACGATGTACGCAGCAAAGCGCAACGGCGGCAACCGCATTGCGCTGGCCGGTGCGATCGACGGCGTGGCTCAAGACGGCGTGAAGGACGAAATACCCTTCCGACCAACGGGTCTCACCGAGCAAACCGAGATCGGCGCCTGA
- a CDS encoding biotin--[acetyl-CoA-carboxylase] ligase, whose protein sequence is MESRAPLDAAALSDGLVGPGLPWRELDVVAETGSTNADLLARAEAGADIDGSVLLAEYQSAGRGRHGRQWSAPPRTQVALSVGVAGASVPRPGWGWLTLAVGVAVADALAAVGVDAGLKWPNDVLVGDGKLAGILAEVAAPSPTIVVGLGLNVTLTADEAPDPRATSLLMLGSPATDRNALVRSILREIARRVEQWRTAGGADAALLADYQRHSLTLNSRVRASMPGDREVVGVANAIDETGRLCVDTGADVVAISAGDITHLRPSV, encoded by the coding sequence ATGGAGTCGCGCGCGCCGCTGGATGCCGCCGCCCTGAGCGACGGTCTCGTGGGACCCGGCCTGCCGTGGCGCGAGCTCGACGTCGTCGCCGAAACCGGCTCCACCAACGCCGATCTGCTCGCGCGAGCCGAAGCAGGCGCGGACATCGACGGTTCGGTGTTACTCGCCGAATACCAGAGCGCCGGCCGCGGCCGGCATGGTCGCCAGTGGTCGGCGCCTCCGCGGACTCAGGTCGCGCTGTCGGTCGGGGTGGCGGGTGCCTCGGTACCCCGCCCGGGCTGGGGGTGGTTGACGCTGGCCGTTGGCGTCGCCGTCGCGGACGCGTTGGCGGCGGTGGGCGTCGATGCGGGCCTGAAGTGGCCGAACGACGTGCTGGTCGGTGACGGCAAGCTCGCCGGGATCCTCGCCGAGGTGGCCGCGCCGTCGCCGACGATCGTCGTCGGCCTCGGCCTGAACGTGACGCTGACCGCCGACGAGGCGCCGGACCCGCGGGCCACCTCACTACTGATGCTCGGATCGCCGGCCACCGATCGAAACGCATTGGTGCGCAGCATACTTCGCGAGATCGCGAGGCGGGTGGAGCAATGGCGAACCGCCGGCGGCGCTGACGCGGCGCTGCTCGCCGACTACCAGCGGCACAGCCTGACCCTGAACTCCCGGGTGCGGGCGAGCATGCCTGGCGACCGCGAAGTGGTCGGCGTGGCCAACGCGATAGACGAGACCGGGCGGTTGTGCGTCGACACCGGCGCAGACGTGGTGGCGATATCTGCCGGAGACATCACGCACCTGCGTCCCAGCGTTTAA
- a CDS encoding PH domain-containing protein yields the protein MGYPDNVLAGDEQVVLHRHPHWKRLFWPVAVLILASAAASFGCAVVNGTAWDHSAKQVVFWVIGAVWLVLLGWLTLWPFLDWLTTHFVITDRRVMFRHGVLSRSGIDIPLARINSVEFRHRLIDRILRTGTLVIESASQDPLEFHDIPRVEQVHALLYHEVFDTLGSEESPS from the coding sequence GTGGGCTACCCAGACAATGTGTTGGCCGGTGACGAGCAGGTCGTCTTGCATCGTCACCCGCACTGGAAGCGGCTGTTCTGGCCGGTTGCCGTCCTGATCCTGGCCAGCGCCGCGGCGTCGTTCGGGTGCGCGGTGGTCAACGGCACCGCCTGGGACCACAGCGCCAAGCAGGTGGTGTTCTGGGTCATCGGGGCGGTCTGGCTGGTGCTGCTCGGGTGGCTGACGCTGTGGCCGTTTTTGGACTGGCTCACAACGCATTTCGTGATCACCGATCGCCGGGTGATGTTCCGGCACGGGGTGCTCAGCCGCAGCGGCATCGACATTCCACTGGCCCGCATCAACAGCGTGGAATTCCGGCACCGGCTGATCGACCGGATACTGCGCACCGGCACGCTGGTGATCGAGTCGGCGTCACAAGACCCGTTGGAGTTCCACGACATTCCGCGCGTGGAACAGGTCCACGCGCTGCTGTATCACGAGGTTTTCGACACCCTCGGATCCGAGGAATCGCCGAGTTGA
- a CDS encoding GtrA family protein has product MSFADATIARLPGPIRPYAERHHELIKFAIVGATTFVIDSAIFYTLKLTILEPKPVTAKVIAGIVAVIASYILNREWSFRDRGGRERHHEALLFFAFSGVGVLLSMAPLWVSSYVLNLRVPAVSLTAENIADFISAYIIGNLLQMAFRFWAFRRWVFPDSSARSGDKALESALTAGGIAEVFEDVEESGNVTLMRAWRSRRRETQLGDSSDPRVSKTS; this is encoded by the coding sequence GTGTCCTTTGCCGATGCCACGATCGCCCGACTGCCGGGGCCGATCCGCCCCTACGCCGAGCGTCATCACGAGCTGATCAAGTTCGCGATCGTCGGCGCGACGACGTTTGTCATCGACTCGGCGATCTTCTACACCCTGAAGCTGACGATCCTGGAGCCCAAGCCGGTGACCGCGAAGGTCATCGCCGGCATCGTCGCGGTGATCGCGTCCTACATCCTGAACCGGGAATGGAGCTTCCGCGACCGTGGTGGCCGCGAGCGTCACCACGAGGCGCTGCTGTTCTTCGCGTTCAGCGGGGTCGGCGTGCTGCTGAGCATGGCGCCGCTGTGGGTCTCCAGCTACGTGCTGAACCTACGGGTACCGGCGGTGTCACTGACCGCGGAGAACATCGCCGACTTCATCTCCGCCTACATCATCGGCAACCTGCTGCAGATGGCGTTCCGCTTCTGGGCGTTCCGACGCTGGGTGTTCCCGGACTCCTCGGCGCGCAGCGGCGACAAGGCGCTGGAGTCGGCGCTCACCGCGGGCGGCATCGCCGAAGTCTTCGAAGACGTCGAAGAGTCCGGCAACGTCACGCTGATGCGGGCCTGGCGCTCACGCCGCCGGGAGACTCAACTCGGCGATTCCTCGGATCCGAGGGTGTCGAAAACCTCGTGA
- a CDS encoding 5-(carboxyamino)imidazole ribonucleotide synthase: MIAVRKTPNAAPTVAMVGGGQLARMTHQAAIALGQTLRVLAESDADPAAQVSPDVVIGSHTDLDALRRVAEGATVVTFDHEHVPSELLEKLVAEGIDVAPPPEALVHAQDKIVMRRRLEALGAPVPRHAAVENVDEVEAFAQLVGGPLVVKASRGGYDGRGVRMAADAAEAREIAGQYLDSGVPVLLEERVAMRRELSALVARSPFGQGAAWPVVETVQRDGICVTVIAPAPDLPDDAAAAAQRLALGLAADLGVVGVLAVELFETADGRLLVNELAMRPHNSGHWTMDGSRTSQFEQHLRAVLDYPLGDTDVIAPVTVMANVLGAAHAPAMAMDERLHHLFARMPDARVHLYGKDERPGRKIGHINFLGQDVAALRERGDLAAHWLSHGEWTDGWDPHA, from the coding sequence ATGATTGCCGTGCGGAAGACCCCGAACGCTGCGCCCACGGTCGCCATGGTCGGTGGCGGCCAGCTCGCCCGGATGACCCATCAGGCGGCGATCGCGCTGGGCCAGACGCTGCGGGTGCTTGCCGAATCGGACGCCGACCCGGCCGCCCAGGTCAGCCCCGACGTGGTGATCGGCTCGCATACCGACCTCGACGCCCTGCGCCGGGTCGCCGAGGGCGCGACGGTCGTGACATTCGACCACGAGCACGTGCCCTCGGAGCTGCTGGAGAAGTTGGTCGCCGAAGGCATCGATGTGGCGCCGCCGCCCGAGGCGCTGGTGCACGCGCAGGACAAGATCGTCATGCGGCGACGCCTGGAGGCCCTCGGCGCCCCGGTGCCGCGTCACGCGGCCGTCGAGAACGTCGACGAGGTGGAGGCGTTCGCCCAGCTGGTGGGCGGCCCCCTCGTGGTCAAGGCCAGCCGCGGCGGCTACGACGGCCGCGGCGTGCGGATGGCGGCCGACGCCGCCGAGGCCCGCGAAATCGCCGGTCAGTATCTGGATTCTGGTGTGCCGGTGCTGCTCGAGGAGCGGGTCGCGATGCGCCGCGAGCTCTCCGCGCTGGTGGCACGCTCACCGTTCGGACAGGGCGCGGCCTGGCCGGTCGTCGAGACGGTCCAGCGCGACGGCATCTGTGTGACGGTGATCGCGCCGGCCCCGGACCTGCCCGACGACGCCGCCGCCGCAGCGCAGCGGCTGGCCCTGGGTCTGGCGGCCGACCTCGGCGTGGTTGGCGTGCTGGCCGTGGAACTGTTCGAGACCGCCGACGGGCGGTTGCTGGTCAACGAGCTGGCGATGCGCCCGCACAACTCCGGGCACTGGACCATGGATGGCTCGCGGACCAGCCAGTTCGAGCAGCACCTGCGGGCCGTGCTGGACTACCCGCTCGGCGACACCGACGTGATCGCCCCGGTGACCGTGATGGCCAATGTCCTCGGGGCCGCGCACGCGCCTGCCATGGCGATGGACGAGCGGTTGCACCATCTGTTCGCGCGGATGCCCGACGCTCGGGTGCACCTGTACGGCAAGGACGAGCGGCCGGGCCGCAAGATCGGTCACATCAACTTTCTCGGTCAGGACGTCGCGGCTCTGCGTGAACGCGGCGACCTGGCGGCACACTGGTTGTCACACGGTGAGTGGACGGACGGATGGGACCCGCACGCATGA
- the purE gene encoding 5-(carboxyamino)imidazole ribonucleotide mutase — MSKPVRVGVIMGSDSDWSVMSDAADALAEFDIAHEIGVYSAHRTPQRMLDYAQQAADRGIEVIIAGAGGAAHLPGMVASATPLPVIGVPVPLAKLDGLDSLLSIVQMPAGVPVATVSIGGARNAGLLAVRILAASDAALRGRVVAFQKELAESVLAKDSALQQRHGKVTGE, encoded by the coding sequence ATGAGTAAGCCTGTTCGCGTTGGCGTGATCATGGGCAGCGACAGCGACTGGTCGGTGATGTCCGACGCAGCGGATGCTCTGGCCGAGTTCGACATCGCCCACGAGATCGGGGTGTATTCGGCGCATCGCACCCCGCAGCGGATGCTCGACTACGCGCAGCAAGCCGCCGATCGCGGCATCGAGGTGATCATCGCCGGCGCCGGGGGCGCGGCCCACTTGCCCGGCATGGTGGCCTCGGCGACGCCGCTGCCGGTGATCGGCGTCCCGGTACCGCTGGCCAAGCTGGACGGCCTGGACTCGCTGCTGTCGATCGTGCAGATGCCGGCCGGGGTTCCGGTGGCCACGGTGTCGATCGGCGGCGCGCGTAATGCCGGCCTGCTCGCGGTGCGCATCCTCGCCGCGTCCGATGCCGCCCTGCGCGGGCGGGTCGTGGCTTTTCAGAAGGAGTTGGCGGAGTCGGTGCTGGCCAAGGATTCGGCTCTGCAGCAGCGTCACGGTAAAGTTACCGGCGAGTAG
- a CDS encoding acyl-CoA dehydrogenase, with amino-acid sequence MAQWAGDSSFDLFQLPDEHNELRAAIRALAEKEIAPHAADVDEQSRFPEEALKALNTSGFNAVHVPEEYGGQGADSVAACIVIEEVARVDASASLIPAVNKLGTMGLILRGSEELKKKVLPTLAEDGLMASYALSEREAGSDAAAMKTRAKADGDDWILNGAKAWITNGGKSSWYTVMAVTDPDKGSGGISSFIVHIDDEGFTIGPKEKKLGIKGSPTTELYFENCRIPGDRMIGDPGTGFKTALATLDHTRPTIGAQAVGIAQGAVDAAIEYTKDRKQFGKSISDFQGVQFMLADMAMKVEAARLMVYNAAARAERGEGNLGFISAASKCFASDVAMEVTTDAVQLFGGAGYTIDFPVERFMRDAKITQIYEGTNQIQRVVMSRALLR; translated from the coding sequence ATGGCGCAGTGGGCCGGAGATTCGTCGTTCGATCTGTTCCAGTTGCCGGACGAGCACAACGAGTTGCGGGCGGCGATCCGCGCGTTGGCCGAAAAGGAGATCGCGCCGCACGCCGCCGACGTCGACGAGCAGTCGCGCTTCCCGGAGGAGGCGCTCAAGGCGCTCAACACGTCCGGCTTCAACGCCGTGCACGTACCCGAGGAGTACGGCGGTCAGGGCGCCGACTCGGTGGCCGCCTGCATCGTGATCGAGGAGGTGGCGCGCGTCGATGCTTCCGCGTCGCTGATCCCCGCCGTCAACAAGCTGGGCACCATGGGACTCATCCTGCGTGGCTCCGAAGAATTGAAGAAGAAGGTGCTCCCGACGCTGGCCGAGGACGGCCTGATGGCGTCCTACGCGCTCAGCGAGCGCGAGGCCGGCAGCGACGCGGCGGCGATGAAGACCCGCGCGAAGGCCGACGGCGACGACTGGATCCTCAACGGCGCCAAAGCGTGGATCACCAACGGCGGCAAGTCATCCTGGTACACCGTGATGGCCGTGACCGACCCCGACAAGGGCTCAGGCGGCATCTCGTCGTTCATCGTGCACATCGACGACGAGGGCTTCACCATCGGCCCCAAGGAGAAGAAACTCGGCATCAAGGGCTCGCCGACCACCGAGCTGTACTTCGAGAACTGTCGCATCCCCGGCGACCGGATGATCGGCGACCCGGGCACCGGCTTCAAGACCGCACTGGCGACGCTGGACCACACCCGGCCCACGATCGGTGCGCAGGCCGTCGGCATCGCGCAGGGCGCGGTCGACGCCGCGATCGAATACACCAAGGACCGCAAGCAATTCGGCAAATCCATCAGCGACTTCCAGGGCGTGCAGTTCATGCTCGCCGACATGGCGATGAAGGTCGAGGCCGCACGGCTGATGGTCTACAACGCCGCCGCCCGCGCCGAGCGCGGCGAGGGCAACCTCGGCTTCATCTCGGCGGCCTCGAAGTGCTTCGCCTCCGACGTGGCGATGGAGGTCACCACCGACGCGGTACAGCTCTTCGGCGGCGCCGGATACACCATCGACTTCCCGGTGGAGCGCTTTATGCGCGACGCCAAGATCACCCAGATCTACGAGGGCACCAACCAGATTCAACGCGTAGTGATGTCGCGCGCGCTGCTGCGCTGA